The genomic segment GTTGGCGACGACGACGAGGTCGTCCCCGGCGACGTCGAGCATGCCGCGGGCGAGCTTCGCGCCGCCGGTGCCTCCGGCCAGGATCACCACCGGGCTGCTCGGGTCGGTCTCCATGCGGCGGCGGACGATAACGTGCCGCCATGCGACTCGAAGGGCGCACCGCGCTGGTGACCGGGGGCGCCGGGGGCATCGGCGCCGCGACCGTGCGCCGGCTGGCCGCCGAGGGCGCGCGCGTCATCGCCGCCGACGTCGACCTCGAGCGGGCCGACAAGGTCGCCGCCGAGGTGGGCGCGCAGGCCGTGGCGCTCGACGTCACCGACGGCGCCGCGGTCCGGGCCGCGTTCGCGGCGGCCGGCGACATCGACATCCTGGTCAACAACGCCGGGACCGACCGCTTCGCGTTCTTCCTGGACACCGACGAGGCGCTGTGGGACCTCGTGCTCGACCTCAACCTCAAGGGCGTCCTGCACTGCACCCACGCGGTGCTGCCATCGATGCACCGGCGTGGCGGGGTCATCGTCAACGTCGCCTCCGAGGCCGGCCGCGTCGGCTCGCAGGGCTCCGTCGTGTACTCGGCCGCCAAGGCCGGGGTCATCGGGTTCACCAAGGCCATCGCGCGCGAGTCGGCCCGCTACGGGGTGCGCGTCAACGCCGTGGCGCCCGGACCGATCGAGACGCCGCTGCTGAACTCCGCGCCCGTGCAGCTGGGCGAGCTGGGCGAGCGGCTCAAGCAGGGGATGATCGACGCGACCGCGATGCGCCGCATCGGCCAGCCCGAGGAGGTCGCCGCGGCGATCGCCTACCTGGCCTCCGACGACGCCTCCTACGTCACGGGCCAGACGCTGAACGTCAGCGGCGGCCTGTCCATGTCGTGACGGAGGTCCACGAGCACGCCTTCGTCGTGCAGGGCGCGCTGGTCACCGACGTCGTCGGGACCCTGCCGGCGCCGGTGCTCTCGACCCCGGGCCTCATCGCGATGATGGAGCGCGCCGCCCAGGTCCTGGCCACCCACCACATCCCGCCGGGCACCACGACCGTCGGCTTCGAGGTGTGCATCCGCCATGTCGCCGGCGCGCCGGCCGGGGCGCACTGCGTGGCGCGCGCCACGCTGCGCGAGATCGCCGACGGCCGCAAGCTGCGCTTCGACGTCGAGGTGCTCGAGGGCGACCGCAC from the Baekduia soli genome contains:
- a CDS encoding SDR family NAD(P)-dependent oxidoreductase, encoding MRLEGRTALVTGGAGGIGAATVRRLAAEGARVIAADVDLERADKVAAEVGAQAVALDVTDGAAVRAAFAAAGDIDILVNNAGTDRFAFFLDTDEALWDLVLDLNLKGVLHCTHAVLPSMHRRGGVIVNVASEAGRVGSQGSVVYSAAKAGVIGFTKAIARESARYGVRVNAVAPGPIETPLLNSAPVQLGELGERLKQGMIDATAMRRIGQPEEVAAAIAYLASDDASYVTGQTLNVSGGLSMS
- a CDS encoding thioesterase family protein; translated protein: MTEVHEHAFVVQGALVTDVVGTLPAPVLSTPGLIAMMERAAQVLATHHIPPGTTTVGFEVCIRHVAGAPAGAHCVARATLREIADGRKLRFDVEVLEGDRTLGVGTHERRVVPGAAPPASLP